One genomic window of Inquilinus sp. KBS0705 includes the following:
- a CDS encoding iron-sulfur cluster-binding protein, translating into MGNTAEEFLVASEAKAFDMDHRHIINYNIDKYDTAVDRGLSRMINLDNAKKRGHAIKWKVMENLDKFLPEFEANFQKRGGKVIWANDAEEANREILNIINKAGAKTVIKSKSMATEEIHLNEFLENHHIESLESDLGEYIVQLLGQRPYHIVTPAMHLSKEDIAKLFNERFGTPIDATPEQLTQKAREILRDKYLQADIGITGANFIIADTGSIAITENEGNARLTTSFPKIQISIVGIEKVIPSLMDLDLFWPMLATHGTGQNLTVYNTILSGPRQTNETDGPEEMYVVLLDNGRTNLLAQKEQRQGLYCIRCGACLNVCPVYKNIGGHTYETTYSGPIGSIITPHMRGMEEFKHLSYASSLCGKCTEVCPVKIDIHKMLLLNRRDAVTENVVTTKEKWGWALWKKGMLKRNMTDFFGGKMKNTFMRMFFKRSWGNLRDMPEVAEKSFSQKWKEQHTQPKDSL; encoded by the coding sequence ATGGGAAATACAGCAGAAGAATTCCTGGTAGCTTCAGAAGCTAAAGCCTTTGATATGGACCACCGCCATATTATCAATTATAACATTGATAAGTATGATACGGCTGTAGATCGTGGCCTGTCGAGGATGATCAATCTTGACAATGCTAAAAAGCGCGGGCATGCCATTAAGTGGAAGGTGATGGAAAATCTGGATAAGTTTTTACCCGAGTTTGAAGCCAACTTTCAAAAACGCGGTGGGAAGGTAATTTGGGCCAATGATGCAGAAGAGGCGAACCGTGAGATACTGAATATCATTAATAAAGCAGGTGCCAAAACGGTTATCAAATCAAAATCAATGGCAACCGAAGAAATTCACCTGAACGAGTTTTTAGAGAATCACCATATCGAATCGTTGGAGAGCGACCTGGGCGAATACATTGTTCAGTTACTTGGCCAAAGGCCGTACCATATAGTTACCCCGGCAATGCACCTGTCTAAAGAAGACATTGCCAAACTGTTTAATGAGCGCTTTGGAACGCCGATAGATGCCACTCCCGAACAGTTAACTCAAAAAGCTCGCGAGATACTAAGGGATAAATACCTGCAGGCCGACATAGGCATTACAGGAGCCAACTTTATTATTGCCGATACCGGAAGCATTGCCATTACCGAAAACGAGGGCAACGCGCGCCTTACAACCTCGTTCCCTAAAATACAGATATCTATTGTGGGGATAGAAAAGGTGATACCATCGCTAATGGACCTTGACCTGTTTTGGCCAATGCTGGCTACCCATGGCACAGGGCAAAACCTAACCGTATACAATACCATATTAAGCGGCCCAAGGCAAACAAACGAAACCGACGGCCCGGAAGAAATGTATGTGGTGTTATTAGATAATGGCCGCACCAACCTGCTTGCCCAAAAAGAGCAGCGCCAAGGTTTATACTGCATACGTTGCGGGGCCTGTTTAAACGTGTGCCCGGTTTATAAAAACATTGGAGGCCATACTTACGAAACTACCTATAGCGGCCCTATAGGCTCAATAATTACCCCGCACATGCGCGGTATGGAAGAGTTTAAGCACTTAAGCTATGCATCAAGCTTATGCGGTAAATGTACCGAGGTTTGCCCGGTAAAAATTGACATACACAAAATGCTGCTGCTAAACCGCCGCGATGCGGTTACAGAAAATGTAGTTACCACCAAAGAAAAATGGGGCTGGGCACTGTGGAAAAAAGGCATGTTGAAACGAAACATGACAGACTTTTTTGGCGGCAAGATGAAGAATACCTTTATGCGGATGTTCTTTAAAAGATCGTGGGGCAACTTGCGCGATATGCCCGAAGTTGCCGAAAAATCGTTTAGCCAAAAGTGGAAAGAGCAGCACACGCAACCCAAAGACAGTTTATAG
- a CDS encoding nuclear transport factor 2 family protein: MDIKEQIVREYIEAYNNFDIDGMLINLGPLVKFENIAGGKVNMTLLGLPEFKAQAEQAKNLFSTRKQTITALHYNAQQVEVDIDYYGVLAVDLPNGMKKGDELNLTGKSVFVFEGETITAITDIS; this comes from the coding sequence ATGGATATAAAAGAACAGATTGTAAGGGAATATATAGAGGCTTACAACAACTTTGACATAGATGGGATGCTTATTAACCTGGGGCCGCTTGTAAAGTTTGAAAACATAGCGGGCGGTAAAGTTAACATGACCCTTTTGGGCTTACCAGAATTTAAGGCGCAGGCCGAACAGGCTAAAAACTTGTTTAGTACCCGTAAGCAAACCATAACCGCGTTGCATTATAATGCGCAGCAAGTGGAAGTTGATATAGATTACTACGGTGTATTGGCTGTTGACCTGCCAAACGGAATGAAAAAAGGAGATGAACTTAACCTGACCGGGAAGTCGGTTTTCGTGTTTGAGGGCGAAACCATTACTGCTATAACAGATATAAGCTAA
- a CDS encoding dihydrofolate reductase, translating into MRKIILNLAVSLDGFIEGPNGEYDWCLTDQDYGMDAFFENCDTIFIGRKSYELISTDTSIFPVEQIYVFSDTLPEEQGMNVSVVKSYEFDDTVERVMNEPGKNIWLFGGAELLSAFLNKNLIGEMILSIHPILLGAGKNLFKNLNDRVELIFISQQTYSSGLLQAKYALKPKFDMDMLAKL; encoded by the coding sequence ATGCGTAAAATTATTTTAAACCTGGCGGTAAGCCTTGACGGCTTTATTGAGGGGCCAAACGGCGAGTATGATTGGTGCCTTACCGACCAGGATTATGGCATGGATGCTTTTTTTGAAAATTGCGACACCATATTTATTGGCCGTAAAAGTTATGAGCTGATAAGTACTGATACCAGCATATTCCCTGTTGAGCAGATATATGTTTTTTCGGATACGCTGCCCGAAGAGCAAGGCATGAATGTATCGGTAGTAAAATCATACGAGTTTGACGACACGGTTGAGCGGGTGATGAACGAACCCGGCAAAAACATATGGCTTTTTGGCGGCGCAGAATTGCTATCGGCTTTTTTAAATAAGAATTTAATAGGCGAAATGATCCTGTCTATCCACCCCATACTTTTAGGTGCCGGCAAAAACCTGTTTAAAAACTTAAATGACCGGGTCGAGCTGATATTTATCAGCCAGCAAACTTATTCGAGCGGCTTACTACAGGCTAAATATGCCCTTAAGCCTAAGTTTGATATGGATATGCTGGCTAAGCTATAG
- a CDS encoding DUF4198 domain-containing protein: MRNPYVKTFLTLVIIATLAFTPDYYLLPGSFYLHKGGKLNVHLLEGDKITSGEESGYNLAQTSVFNLYEGSKKADLSKITKDNTSPVVNYNMLNKGLALVEMNTKELNDIPGEDFITYLTEQGYDDIAEPLKNSNRLKYTEKYTKFLKTLVTVDDPTGNLYEKVLNNELEITLKQNPYKQSYGGDITALVNFKGKPLPNAPMYLYIKTEAGNVYPQKLTTDALGKIYFNLSRDGIYMLRVARIQPSTDKAADYETWCATYTFAFTNSNDEPNTYKEFGFGDKH; the protein is encoded by the coding sequence ATGAGAAACCCGTACGTTAAAACTTTTCTTACGCTTGTAATAATTGCTACCCTTGCCTTTACGCCCGATTATTACCTGTTGCCAGGCAGCTTTTACCTACATAAAGGCGGTAAGCTAAACGTACATTTATTAGAAGGAGACAAAATTACTTCCGGCGAAGAAAGCGGTTACAATTTAGCACAAACTTCTGTATTCAACTTATACGAAGGTTCAAAGAAAGCGGATTTAAGTAAAATAACAAAAGACAATACTAGCCCGGTTGTAAATTACAATATGCTTAACAAGGGTTTAGCTTTGGTAGAAATGAATACCAAAGAACTGAACGATATACCCGGCGAAGATTTTATCACTTACCTTACCGAGCAGGGTTATGATGATATTGCCGAGCCCTTAAAAAACTCGAACAGGTTAAAGTACACCGAAAAGTACACGAAATTTTTAAAAACCCTGGTTACCGTTGATGACCCTACAGGTAATCTTTACGAAAAGGTTTTAAATAACGAGCTGGAGATAACGCTTAAACAGAACCCATACAAGCAAAGCTACGGCGGCGATATTACCGCCCTTGTAAATTTTAAGGGTAAGCCATTACCAAACGCGCCGATGTACCTTTATATTAAAACAGAGGCCGGGAATGTTTATCCTCAAAAACTGACCACAGACGCTTTAGGAAAAATATATTTTAACTTAAGCCGCGATGGTATTTATATGCTGCGCGTTGCGCGGATACAACCATCAACCGACAAGGCGGCCGATTACGAAACATGGTGTGCTACCTACACCTTTGCTTTTACCAACAGTAACGATGAGCCAAATACCTACAAAGAGTTTGGTTTTGGCGATAAGCACTAA